Within the Bradyrhizobium ottawaense genome, the region TGGCCAGCTTGCTGTCGTCAGTGTGAGAGATCACGCTTTCGAGAGCGCCGTTCATCCCCACGGAATGGAGGCGCGATCGGTGCGCACGCTGCGACCTCAACGGCTTCAACCGAACTCAAGCCTTCAGGCGCGTGGCGTGCCAGCGCAGGTGATCGCCCATGAAGGTGGAGATGAAGTAGTAGCTGTGATCGTAACCGGCCTGACGGCGCAAGGTGAGGGGGAGGCCGGCTTTGTCGCAGGCGGCCTGCAGCAATTCGGGGCGAAGCTGTTCGGTGAGAAACGGATCGGCGTCGCCGTAATCCACCAGCAAGTCCCTGAATCTGGCGCCGTCCTCGATCAGCGCCACCGCGTCGTGCCGGCGCCATGCCTGCTTGTCGTCGCCGAGATAGCCGCCGAGTGCCTTGATCCCCCAGGGTACGCGCGAGGGTGCCACGATCGGTGCAAAGGCGCTGGCGGCGCGGTAGCGGTCGGGATGGCGCAGCGCCGCGGTGAGCGCGCCGTGACCGCCCATGGAATGGCCAAGGATGGATTGCCGTTTGGGATCGACCGGGAATTGTGCGGCAACCAGTTCCGGCAATTCCGCCGTGACGTAACTCCACATGCGGTAATGGCGGTCAAACGGCGCTTGCGTCGCATCGACATAGAAGCCGGCGCCTAACCCGAAATCGTAGGCGTTGGCGGGATCGCCGGGCACGCCTTCGCCGCGCGGACTGGTGTCGGGCGCGACGAAGATCAAACCCAATTCCGCGCAAGCGCTGCGGAATTCGCCTTTTTCGGTGACGTTGGCGTGGGTGCAGGTCAGTCCCGACAGATACCAGACCACCGGAAGCTTCGCGCCGTCGGGGTGTGGCGGTACGTAAACCGAAAAAGCCATCTCGGTTCCGGTCTCGCGACTGGCGTGCTTGTAGACGCCTTGCGTGCCGCCATACGATCGATTGAGGGAGACGGTCTGCATGGTCACGCCATTGAGTTCAAGATTTTGGAGTTCAAGATTTTGGAGTTCAAGGTCTTGGAGTTCGCGGCTTTGACATCATGCGCTTCAGGCGACGCCGCTCTCGATCGCGAACCGGACCAGTTCGACCGAGGTCCGTACACCGAGCTTCTGACGCATGATCGAGGAGGTGTTGGCGACCGTCTTGTAGGAGGAGTGAACGAGCCAGGCGACCTCGGAGAGACTTTTACCGGCGCTGAGCAGGCGCAGGATCTCCATTTCGCGTGTGGTCAGTTTCGAAAGCGGGCTCCGGGCAAAGGCCGGGCCGGCGAACGCAATGCTGCGTGCCATCGCAGGCGGCAGATATTCTCCGCCCTTTCCGACTTCATGGATGGCCTCGACGAGGTCGTGGGGATCGCCGGTCTTCGAGACATAGCCCTTGGCGCCGATCTCGATCGCGCGGGCGGCGAATACCGGATCGTCGTTCATGCTGAACATGATGATGCGTGCGGAGGCATCGCGGACGAGAATGCGCCGCGCCAGTTCGAATCCCGACACCGTCGGCAGGTTGATGTCGATCACGCAGATGTCGGGACGCTCGGTGTTGAAGGCCTGCTCGCCGCTCTCGGCGTCGCAGGCTTCCAGTAACACGATCGCGGGTTCGTCGGCGAGAACGGCGCGGCAGCCGGATGCTACGATCGGATGGTCATCTACGATCAGAATGCGCATGGCAGTCTCCGATGCGTCCCGCAACGTGTCGCGTTGCTGCACCGCATCAGTTACAAGAACGTCGGTGTCAGGCTCGCCGTCAACCGATTATGCAACCCGAGCGATGTTGCTGTACGCTTCCATTAGATGGCCGCCTCATCGTCTGTCAACGTTCCTCTTGGTGAGGAACCGGATGCAACGCGGTCTCGGATAAACATTTGGACAAACGTCATGTGGCAGAAATTATCCCTGCGTGCCCGGATCAATTTGCTTCTGGCATTCGTCCTTGCGCTCGGTCTGGCCATCAACATTGCGCGGCTGGTGGTCGAAGCAACGCCCCGTGTCCAGGCCGAAGATCAAAGTGTCATCCGGCTGGCGCGCGAGTTTGTCGAAACGATCGTCACCGGCCTGAACGAAGCGCCGGATCCCGAGGCGCGGCTGAACCAGATCGTGCGCGACCTGAGCCGGCTGCGTCATGTCAGTATTGCGCGGCAGGACGATGCGGCCGGGATATTGAGGCCATCCACCCGTTCCGATGGCGATGAGGACGCGCGTTCGGCGCCGGCGTGGTTCATAGCCCTGGTTCACCCGGACAAAACCTCGGTGAGCGTGCCGATCACGATCCACGGCAGGCCGCAAGCGCTTGTAATCACGTCGCATCCCGATGACGAGATGGCCGAAATCTGGGATGGCATCGTGACCCAGCTCGAGGTCGGTTCCGCTATCGCGGTGGCGCTGCTTCTGATCACGATGACGGTCGTCGGCCGCGCGTTGGCGCCGCTCAAGGCGCTTTCGCAGGCCATGACGGACCTGGAGTCAGGGCGTTACGGTACGCGCGTGACGCCGGGAGGCGCACCTGAACTGGCGGCGATCTGTACCAGGTTGAACCACCTGGCGGCGACGTTGGGCGATGCCGTCGAGGAAAAGCGGCGTCTCGCCGAGCGTACGGTCTCGCTCCAGGATGTCGAACGCAAGGAGATCGCGCGCGAGCTGCATGACGAGTTTGGCCCTTATCTTTTTGCGCTGCGCGCACATGCCGGTGCGCTGATGCGGCTTTCGGACGTCGGCGTGCCGGACGCGAACGCGTTGCGAAAGCACGGCGCCGCGATCCTGGAGCAGGTCAATGCGCTGCAGCAGTTCAACCGCCGGATTCTGGAGCGGCTTCGCCCCGTGGGGCTGGCGGAGCTGGGACTTCGCGAGGCGCTCGGCGCCCTGCTGCGTCTTTGGGGCGAATCGCATCCCGACATGGAAATCGAAACGACGATCTCGCCCGCGCTCGGCGAGACCGGAGAAACCGCCGAGCTGACGATCTACCGCGTCATTCAGGAAGCGTTGACCAACGTCTTCCGCCATGCCGGCGCGACCTCCGTCAATGTCAGCGTCGAGCCAGCCGAGCAGCCGACGGGATTGCATCCGGACCGCAGCTTCGCGCGGGTGCGCGTCCGCGACA harbors:
- the fghA gene encoding S-formylglutathione hydrolase gives rise to the protein MTMQTVSLNRSYGGTQGVYKHASRETGTEMAFSVYVPPHPDGAKLPVVWYLSGLTCTHANVTEKGEFRSACAELGLIFVAPDTSPRGEGVPGDPANAYDFGLGAGFYVDATQAPFDRHYRMWSYVTAELPELVAAQFPVDPKRQSILGHSMGGHGALTAALRHPDRYRAASAFAPIVAPSRVPWGIKALGGYLGDDKQAWRRHDAVALIEDGARFRDLLVDYGDADPFLTEQLRPELLQAACDKAGLPLTLRRQAGYDHSYYFISTFMGDHLRWHATRLKA
- a CDS encoding response regulator transcription factor, whose translation is MRILIVDDHPIVASGCRAVLADEPAIVLLEACDAESGEQAFNTERPDICVIDINLPTVSGFELARRILVRDASARIIMFSMNDDPVFAARAIEIGAKGYVSKTGDPHDLVEAIHEVGKGGEYLPPAMARSIAFAGPAFARSPLSKLTTREMEILRLLSAGKSLSEVAWLVHSSYKTVANTSSIMRQKLGVRTSVELVRFAIESGVA
- a CDS encoding histidine kinase: MWQKLSLRARINLLLAFVLALGLAINIARLVVEATPRVQAEDQSVIRLAREFVETIVTGLNEAPDPEARLNQIVRDLSRLRHVSIARQDDAAGILRPSTRSDGDEDARSAPAWFIALVHPDKTSVSVPITIHGRPQALVITSHPDDEMAEIWDGIVTQLEVGSAIAVALLLITMTVVGRALAPLKALSQAMTDLESGRYGTRVTPGGAPELAAICTRLNHLAATLGDAVEEKRRLAERTVSLQDVERKEIARELHDEFGPYLFALRAHAGALMRLSDVGVPDANALRKHGAAILEQVNALQQFNRRILERLRPVGLAELGLREALGALLRLWGESHPDMEIETTISPALGETGETAELTIYRVIQEALTNVFRHAGATSVNVSVEPAEQPTGLHPDRSFARVRVRDNGSGMKPDHKLGFGLTGMRERILALGGTLTIVSDEGGVTVEALVPNGARA